The Effusibacillus pohliae DSM 22757 genome segment ATCTGTTTTCCGGGCGGACGCATCGATCCAACCGACGAACATGAGCTGGCGGCGGCGATTCGGGAAACCTGCGAAGAACTGGGACTGGAACGCGAGGCGGTGGAACCGCTTGGGCCGTTGGATTATATCGTGAATTCGTTCCAAATCATCTACCCGTTTGTCGGGTGGATTACCGATTTTGCTAAAATCAGGCCGAACCTGGACGAGGTGGCGAGCGTGTTTTGCGTCCCGCTGAGTTACTTGCGAAACACAACTCCTGATTTGCACTACGTGGATTTGAGAGTGACGCCGCCGGACGATTTTCCGTTCGACCGGATTCCCCACGGACGGAACTACAAGTGGCGGAGCGGGAAGATTCCCGAGTATTTTTATTTCTACGGGGATCGTGTGATCTGGGGGCTGACCGCAAGGATTCTGCACCATTTTTTGCTGGTCACGCAGGAGGAACGTCGCGTTGACG includes the following:
- a CDS encoding NUDIX hydrolase produces the protein MLESIRSTMKNRKASVMGQQQLFRSAVLLPLVEQNGELCVLFEERAHHLNRQPGEICFPGGRIDPTDEHELAAAIRETCEELGLEREAVEPLGPLDYIVNSFQIIYPFVGWITDFAKIRPNLDEVASVFCVPLSYLRNTTPDLHYVDLRVTPPDDFPFDRIPHGRNYKWRSGKIPEYFYFYGDRVIWGLTARILHHFLLVTQEERRVDGAPFVHIRESNPNCPKTALCTRKQGSKQFFGGEPS